The nucleotide window GGCCTTTGGAGGCTTTCTTCACCATGGCCTTGGCCCTACCCCTCAGCGCGGTGCTCATTTTAGGCCCGCTCCCAACGTGAGCCTCATATTCCAGGTCCTGGTTCCCCTCATGGGGCCTCTTGTTGGAGGCGGCCTCAGCCATGTCCTGGCCCTCCATAGGTTCCTCCCAGTTGGGCGAGGTCGGAGAACCCACCCCTAAAGCCCCTTTATGGGGCCCCGTGATTGGAGCCCCCTCCGGATTCAACCCCTTCGTGGGGTTTTCCATATAATTGCCACGCGAAAACCACCCCTTATGGGTGGAATTCGCCCAAAAAAGGTGAAAAacccaaaaacctaacctaacctaactattttggtcaagtgcgagtcgcaccAGATCCAAAACAGcaaaaacaaacttaaaattattttatgcgaCGGCCTGTAGCGTCACTCCTGGTTGAGCTACAGATCTCGAACCAAGGTCTAAAAATAGCTCTAAGTATGTGCTATCTACTAATAATTTTtacaactaaaaatatttaatattttacaatttattaaatttcCAACACGAAAACCAACTTATGTTTGCGTTTAGCGACGCCGCAAATTTTGAAATAGCAATCtattaaaaaattaataacttctaaactatacactctaaaaatataattcaaaCGGATTTGAATTCCCTACAATTAGCTTAATCTAAATAACCTAACacaataaatttatttacacaagaacagaagatatgattttttgaaactgAAATCTCCTAACGTCGTCAACCGCAAATGGGGTAAACTTTTTACTGAAAGTGTGAACTTTGAACTCCAGTATCTCCCGAACCAAAGGTCGGATCGATAAGGGGAAAATAGCTCCTTGTAGAGCAAAAAGCCGACCCAATTACGAAATTAACAGACgtaaagaaaaaagaaagacTAAATGGATGTGAATTTTTCAAAGTGAAAAAGTGCCTGAAGGGAAAAAGTGAATTTATATGTAAAGTGAAAGAAATTGAAAATAGTATAGAAATCTAGGGAAAAGCTGGGAAAGAACAACGGTATAAAATAGAACTCAATTAACTTTATCTCACCACAAAAATTCGCAAAATTACCTCACTTCTACCTCTGAAATTTTAcctcaacctaacctaacctaacctaacctaaccttttttttttttttttttttttttttttttttttttttttttttttttttttttttttttttacgaggGGAAATGCGTTACGCATACTCCCGCCCCCGGGGGGGGGGGTCGGGAGTTATGTGGGACTCTCCTCCCTTAGGGGGAGgcctacccactaaaacccctcggTGTACCCTCGCTCCGCCTGAGGTAGGGCTAAGGGAACGCTTGGCGCTTACCTCGGCCCTGCCATGTGCGTGTCGCCCTTGCGGGCTCGGCTATTGCGGCTTTTGCCACTGTCCCTCCTAGGTGTGCACTTTTTGCGCCTTATCCGCCTCGGGACACTCTCGTCAGGCAGGAGACCCCCCGATCTCCTGCCCGAGGTCCCAGTTACGGCGGCAAGCGGCGGTCATACGCGGCCCGCCTCCGCCCGGTCCTTTTTCGGCGGATAGGGAGCGAGAGGGGATCGTCCTCTCGCTCTCTCTCCGCCGCCTCCTTTAGGGACATGACAGCGTCGCAGAACGCGACGACCGCCTCCCAGGTGCCTCTGTTACGGACCATCGCACTGGCTATTGCCGGCAGCGTTAGGTCTGCTCCAAGAACCGCAGCCATCTCCGATCTCGGTTCATCCCACGCAGGGCATACGGCGCGGGTGTGATGCGCCGTGTCCTCCTCACCTCTGTCACAGTGCTTGCACACCGCTGTGTCCTCTCGTCGTGCCACTCGCCACAGGTACCTACCAAAGCAACCGTGCCCAGTAAGTACCTGTGTCAAGTGGTACGTCATTGGCCCGAAGTCGCGCTTCAACCAGTCCCTAAGGACTGGGCGTACTGCGCCCACCACCTCGCGGCTTGCGCTCGGGGCTTCTAGCCTTTCCCACCTCCGGAGAAGGTCATCCTTGGCCTCCTCCCTCCAAAGCTTGATCTCCTCCGGAAGTGGACGATTTCCCGCCGCCCGCTCTTCCGCAACTTGCCAATATACCGCCGCCAGGACCCCAGCCTCCAGGTCCCATGGTGGGCTGCCGGCCAGCAACGTCGCCGcctcaaacctaacctaacctaacctaacctaacctaacctaacctaacctaaccttttttttttttttttttgtcgcaggggaaatgcgtttatgCATTCACCCCCGGGCTGGGGACGCCCATTGGGGGGGTGatatgtgggactcgctcctcccgtaactccctctgctagtcagagggaggggaggagaatacccactaaaacccctgcggcgttTCCGTCTATGCCGTTATAGGGGGATGCAATGGGGTCGCGAGCATGTCACCACGGCATCCCcccgaacctaacctaacctaacctaacctaacctaacctaacctaacctaacctaacctaacctaacctaacctaacctaacctaacctaacctaacctaacctaacccagtcACGCACCCCCCAGCGTCGAAACAACAGCGTTTCCGCAAAGCTCCGCGGGAAAAAATTCGTAGAAGTGGCAATTTTAGACCGATCGCGGTGAAAGTGGTGTTGTTTTACGCGTAATTGCAAGACCAATAAAGTGATAATAAGTGCTCAACCCACGGATCACAGTGCGAAGGAGAATTGGCCGAAAACCTCAATTTTAGAGGTTAGAAACAACAAAAACGCTGTCCGCGGCGCGCCTGGTCGCTGCAACCTCCACGTGCGATACGTCGTCAGAAGCGCCTCGACGAGCCCTATACGACGACACCTCAGCGACATCTGGGAGACGCACCGTCGAGGCACAatctccaaaaaaaaaaaaaaaaacaagtaccACGTGGTGGCGTGGTCACAGATCCGGACGCGAGCGGCAACTTTGAACAACTGGGGACGAAGCGGCACACCACCTGGACTTTAACGGTATTTCAAACAGATTTTTTGGATAGACAGTTTCGGAAatatttcacttcaaaaattaaaactttaagAGTGAATAGTGCAAAAAGTTCAGGCAGACcctatattttttaatgtaaaattcgCTGCGCGCTAGCTGGGAGAACACACCTATCAAGTTTGGACATTTTTGGACACTTCTAAATAGTAAAATTTTTGATTTTCCCAAAAACTTAGAAAAAATTTGACAGTGAAAAACTTTTGTAAGAGACAATTTTAGATTTTAATTGTATGTTGTAGATGTATATTTTGTGTTaattttacagttttttgtgtaattttatgTCGAGGGGTACCGAAGTTATTGAATTTTAACCTAAATTTGGCTATATAttctaaattaatataaaatattattttttcttattattattagctTTAGAAGTATTATTTCACTACGGGAAACCGGAAACCCGGACCCCGTAACCTTTAAATTGGCTAGAAACCAAAAAACCGCCATTTTGTTTTTTCTGGTATCAAAATTCAAAGTTCAAATACTCGGTAACCGCTCGACATAGAAAAGTCGGATTTTCACCTTGTATAGTGTCTTTCGAGCAGAAACCAACTTTTTCAGGTTTCAGGTGAATATCTCGATAAAAATTTCTTAGGCCTGAGACCACCTCTACGTGATAGAGGAGATAAGGCGAGAGGCAGGGAAGAAAACCCGAACTTCCTCCGACCACCGGTTCCCGAGATATCGGCCTTCAAACATAGAGTTTGACAGTTCGGCGGCCATCTTGCCTTTTTTCAAGTGGCAATATCTCGGCAACCCAGGTGCCTGGAGACTCGCGGTTTCTTTCCTGAAGAAAAGAGCAGGCCAATCTACCATACTCGACCCTTTTCAGGAAATTTCAGGCGAAATTCAGTCTGAAAATTCCTGAAAAATTTCGAGGCCTGAAAGTGGTCTCAGCCGATACATTAGGTTAAGTTTAGGAAAGCCGTCGAAAACCCGGGTTTTCTGCGACTCCGGGAACGGGAGATATCAGCGGTCAAAGTTGCACTTTGACAGTTctcgccgccatcttggaaaagTTTAAACCGAGATATCTCCCAAACGGTAAGTCGTAGAGAGCTGGGGTTTCCTCCTAGGACAACAGCCGGTGCAGCTCCGGGTGAGGAAAAAGGTTTCAGCCGAATTCAGAACTTTTCAGGAAACTGAAAACCTGAAAATTTTCCCCACCTGAAAGTGTTCCGACTGGATAGAGCTAGTCGAGCCCAGAAAAACGAGCCCAAGCGCGGATCTGTAGGACCAGCGGAACCGGAGATACAAGCAGATACCGAATCTTGAAACCGGTTCCTGGACGGAAACCAGAAATTTCAGACCGTCGCATCTCCGGAACCAGTAGGAATAGCAGGGTCGTGCTTGGTATCGTTGGAAAGGGCTCGAGGAGACCTATCAACTGGTAAAGAGAAAACGACTCTACATAGAGCCTAAATTTCTTTACTGTGTAAAAGCTCAGGGAAATCGGGGTTTCGACTCCCGAAAGCGCAGACGGACTCTGCTCGTAATTATATTTAAGATACCTTGCCTCCCTTGTACAGAGGTTCTATTACGGCTCTACATAGAGCAAAAAATTGTAATTATAAGCTGACAGAGTCTGCGACTCTATACCTATACCATATAAAGCTGACAGCAGACCGGTTTCATAGTCAACAGACTGACTCTACATAGAGACAAAATTCTatattattgtactaattgtattttattgtgtttaagTTAGAGCCTAACAGACCAGTGTCAGTGACTCATAGAAACCTTTAATCTTAAGTGAGAGTAGAGTTTGCGACTTTACAGTGGTAATAAAAATTCTGTGTGTGTTTTATTTCAACCAAACCCCCTTTGATACTGTAACCCCCCCTTTACAGGGGTTCAGATAAAGAACTACCTCCATGGCAATGTTTCGAACTCCAATGAAGGGCACCGAATCGGAGATGTCACCCACACAGCCGGATAAAACCAATCTGCGTCCCTCAGTTAGGGAAAGCATTGGGGAATGGGAACTCGGCAACACCTCCCACCTGTCACCAAGCCCACCGTCAGCGGGGACCGCTGGTGCTGACACAACATCCGAGCCAGCCCCCGCGGCCCCCATGGTGACAGCCGTGGACGCAAACGCAACGCAACCACAGAAACAGGAAAAGACTCAGGCGGGCCCACCGAAAGCTGAAGCAAAACAGCAAGCAAAAGCAGGAAAAGCCGAACCACAGGCCGGCCCTGCACGCCAAAATATAACCATCACAATATCACCGCCGAGAAAGACACCCACCGCACCTGCAAAAAGGGTTTACTCAAGCAGGACGGTTGAGGCCCGAATCCTCCATGACAAGGCCACATGCAGCATCAAGGAAGGGAGAAACGTGAAAACCAGCATCAAAAACGATGTCTTGGAGGCCCTCGACCGTTTGTACCACCTGGTAAAGGAGGCGGATGCTGAGACAAGAAAGGGAAAGCTTGGAGCAAACAGGGAGGTGGCTGAGGGGAAAAAGGGACAGGCAGGATCAGGAGAAAAGGAGAACTCCGGGAAGGCGGTGTCTGAAGCAACCGCTACAGACAAAACCTTCACGGCAAACGtagagagagaaagagagatGAGAGAGATGTATGTGCAGAAATGTACAAATGAGGAAGATATCCGGGACATAAAAATACTAATAGCGCGAAACACCAAATTACTGGAAGAAATCAAAACCGAAATGGAAACCAGTTTCGATAAACAAGAAAGGGCGATTGAGGGGGTGGCGAAAACGGCGACATATGCGACCACCTATGCAAGCGTAACAGCAGCTCAACCCCCTGGGGTAAACAGAGTACAGAACGCAGAGCGGAAGACACTGCACTCCATTGTGGTCACCTCGAAAGACGAAACCAAATCCGGGGAGGAGGTATTGGATAGTACGAAAGGCTGTGGACGCAAAAGAAGGATGGATTACGGTTGAAAAAATAAGGAAGGCCAAAGACAGGAAAATAATAATAGGGCTAGGAACAAATGACGACAGAGAGAAACTTAGAAACAAGTTAGGTAAAGATGGGGGTGACCTCAACGTCGAAATGGTCAAAAACAAAGATCCACTACTCATCCTAAAGAATGTCCTCGTCGTCAATACAGACGAGGACATTCTGAGGGCTTTGAGAAATCAGAACAAGAACGTATTTAGAGACCTCGGCGAAGAAGAAGACCGGGTGGAGATAAAATACAGAAGGAGAGCAAGAAATCCCCAcactggacacgtggtaatcaGTGTCTCGCCTACTATATACCAAAGGGCAATAGGCGTAGGCAGCGTGCACATAGACCTCCAGCGTATTAGGGTAGAAGACCAGTCCCCGCTGGTCCAATGTACCCGCTGCCTCGGATTCGGGCACGGAAAGCGATATTGCACCGAATCCGCAGACCTGTGCAGCCACTGTGGCGATCCCCATCTGAGAGCGGAATGTCCGGATTGGCTTACCAAAGCAGCGCCACCAAAGTGTCACAATTGCTCAAAAGCCAAAATGGCGGACACAGAGCATAATGCTTTCGACTTCGAATGCCCAACACGCCGAAGATGGGACAATATAGCCCGCTCAACAGTGGCTTACCACTGCTAAAGGCTACCCAAATGCACAAACCGTCGATCCAGAACTTCACAGATTCAGGATTTTGCAGGCAAATCTCCAGCGCAGCCAGTTGGCAACGAATGAGCTGCTTCTGGAGGGATCGAAGCAGAAAGCTGCCATAGCTCTCCTCCAAGAGCCATACGTGGGAGGGGCAAAAAGAGTAAAGGGATACCAGGGCGTCAGAGTCTTTCAGAACTCGGAGTCTGACCAAGGAACAGTAAAAGCGGCAATTGTAGTTTTCAACAGCTACCTGGACATAGAACAGTTCCCAGAACTTACCACGAAGAACATAGTTGTGGTGAAAGTTAAAACAAAAGACTGGACCGTCGCATTGTTATCCTTTTACTTCGAGCCGGAGGAACCCATAGACCAGTATCTGGAAACACTCAAAGTAGTACAGGAGAAGATAGGACCCACGAGGCTAATCCTTGGAGGAGACTCTAACGCTAAGAGTATCTGGTGGGGTAGTGCAAGCGAAGACCAAAGAGGCGAGTTGCTTTGTGGTACTCTCATAGAAATGAACCTTCACATCTTGAACACCGGCAGAACCCCAACTTTTGACACCATAAGAGGTAAAAAACGATACAGCAGTCACGTAGATATCACAGCCTGCACTGAAGAAATGTTGGGCCAAATAGATAGATGGCGAGTGGAGGAAGGGCTGACGAGTTCCGACCACAACACAATTGTCTTTGACATAAACCTCAAAAAATCAAAGGGAACAAGTATAGAACGAACTACTCGAATTTATAATACGCAAAAGGCAAACTGGGAGCAATTTCATGAGAAACTGCCCCAGGTTATGCAACAAGACAACCTAACAATAGTAAAACTAACTGAAATACAAAACAATGAAGAATTAGAGGAAACTATAATAAAACTAGATACAGCAATAACAAAAACCTGCAAAAAGACAATaccaaataaaaagaaaaaagataCTTTTACCATACCATGGTGGACCGAAGAACTCGCAACCTTGAAGAGGGAAGTCGCCACAAAAAAGCGAAGAATCAGGAATGCAGCGCCAAACCGTAGAGAAATAGTAGTGAATCTGTATCTGGAACATAAGCAAAAATACGAATCAGCGGTGTCAGAAGCAATTACCGAAAGTTGGAAGGGGTTCTGCAAAAAACAGGATAGAGAAGGAGTATGGGAAGGAATCTACAGAGTTATAAAGAGGACAGCGAAACGGGAAGAAGACTTGCCACTCATAAAAGAGGGAAAAGTACTGAGTGCACTAGAATCCGCAAGACATCTGGCCGAGACCTTCTACCCCGAGGACACGAGAGAAGGTGAAGGCATGGAACATCACCAGAGGCGAATCGCAGCCGAGAAAGTAAACGAGGAACAGCATTGTGATAAATATGATCCGTCGTTTACACCAGAGGAAATGAATGCTGCGACAAGCTCCTTCAACCCCAAAAAGGCTCCCGGGGCAGAGGGCTTCACTGCGGACATCTGCTCTCACGCGATAAATGCTGCCTTTGACTACTTCCTGGCACTTATGAATAAATGCCTGGCAAACCATTATTTCCCGAAGCTATGGAAAAAAGCAATTGTGGTCATACTTAGGAAGCCAGGAAAAGACACGTACACCTCGCCGAAATCGTATAGGCCGATAGGGCTTTTGCCCGTACTAGGTAAAATATATGAGAAGATGTTGGTGAACCGACTCAGGTTCTATGTGCTACCAAAGATGAGTACCCACCAGTATGGATTTATGCCACAGAGAGGAACAGAAGACGCCCTCGTTGTTCTCATGGAGCGCATACGGGCAGggctaaataataaaaaattagtcACGTTGGTATCGCTCGACATTGAGGGCGCTTTCGATAGCGCGTGGTGGCCGGCAATAAAGACCAGACTGGTGGAGGAAAAATGCCCTGTGAACCTGAGACGGGTCATCAGTAGCTATCTCAGCGATAGGGTGGTGGAGGTCAGGTATTCGGGAGAGATACACAGGAGGGCTACGGAAAAGGGTTGCGTTCAGGGATCTATAGGGGGACCTATCCTGTGGAACCTTTTGCTGGACCCCCTCTTGAAACTGTTAGAGAAAAAGGGGTTCTATTGCCAGGCCTTCGCAGATGACGTGGTGTTAGTCTTTGAAGGCAAGGAGGCCAGGGATATTGAAAGACAGGCAAATGCTGCACTCGAACATGTTAGGGCGTGGGGTGTCGACAACAAACTGAAGTTTGCACCTCATAAGACTAGTGCAATGCTGATAACAAAAAAGCTAAAGTACGATATACCGCGCCTTAGCATGGGAGGGGTCAACATCGAAATGTCGGAAGAAGTCAAAATCCTTGGCCTGACCATAGACCATAAATTAACCTTTAACAACCACGTCGCCAACATCTGCAAAAAGGCCGTAGGGATTTATAAGATGCTAGCCAGAGCGGCGCGAGTAAGCTGGGGCCTAAACCCAGAGATAATACGAACAATATATACAGCCGCAGTGGAACCAGTCGTATTATACGCAGCAGCGGCATGGGCGCCAGCCGCAGACAAATTAGGAGTACGCAGAATACTAAGTGCGGTCCAGAGAGGCTTTGTACAGAAAATGTGCAAAGCGTACCGAACGGTGTCACTAAACTCGGCACTCCTGCTCACAGGAGTACTCCCTCTCGACCTCCGAGTTCGTGAGGCGGCCCTATTATATATGGCCAAGAAGGGAGCACCACAGCAAGCACTGGGAGGTAGGGAAGTGGAAAAGATGACCCCAAAGATACAAGCCCCGCATCCAGCAAACCAGATGGGGCTGGAGTTCGGCATCTTGGGAGACGAACATCAATACGCACTGCATAATAACTACGCAGTGCGCCTATTTACCGACGGTAGCAAGATTGAGGGTAAAGTCGGAGCAGCTGTGTCTGTATGGAACAGTACTGCAGAGACCAAAACCCACAAACTTGCACTATCACCGTACTGTACCGTATACCAAGCCGAACTCCTCGCTTTGCACAAAGCATCAGAAGTTGCATTGAAACAAAATGAGACCGCATTCGGAATTTATAGCGACTCTAGAGCGGCCCTGGAAACAATAATAAACCCCAACTCTCCCCACCCACTAGCAGTAGTCATAAGAAAAAATCTCCAGGATTGTAAACTCCAGAACAAGGAAGTATCCCTGTTCTGGATCAAAGCACATATAGGGCTGGAAGGAAATGAGAGGGCAGATTGCCTTGCAAAGGAGGCAGCACTAAAGTCCAAAAAGAAGGCGGACTATGATCAATGCCCGGTTTCTTTTATGAAACGTACCATCAGGACAGAGACCCTCCAAAAATGGGACGATAGGTATAAGACAGAAGAAACGGCCTCGGTTACCAAACTCTTCTTCCCTGACGCAATCACAGCACGTAAAGTAACCCGAAAACTTGTCATGGACAGTACACTTACACAGCTGTTCACTGGGCATGGGGGATTCTCCTCATACTTGAATCGCTTCAAGTGCAAGGAGAGTCCTTCATGCGCATGTGAGCCAAACTCGAATGAAACCATAGACCATCTCATCCTGGAGTGCCCCATCTACGGTCGGCAAAGGTTCGACTTGGAACAAAAAATGAATATagaagtaaataaacaaaatttgcacAGTTTGGTTGAAAATGAACACACTAGAGACGTATTCTTAAGTTACTGCCAGAAAATTGTAAAAAGAGTAAGAATGAAAAACAAAACAGAATGAGAAATGgtatattacaaaatatataataggtatatattaagtaaatatacatatacaaaagtagaaataaaaatatagctaTAAGAAATGTAAAAGTACTTAAGAATCtaaaatgtaaaattgtaaaactgGAATATTAAAAAACAACGTGTAAAGTTTATTCCCCGTgttgaaatgaaaataaataaataaaagtagcaAAGTAGAACATAGAAAACAAATAGGTGGTAGTCCCAACCACAAAGAGTGAAAGATGATGAATGTAAGAAAGAATAGTATGTAGAATGAAAGTGCGAGAAGCAAAAATGCGAGAACTGGTATGCAAGAGAAAACCGCTCACAGTAGGCTCCGATCATGTTGGAggtagaagaaaaaaaaaaaaaaaaaaaaaaaaaaaaaaaaaaaaaaaaaaaaaaacctaacctaacctaacctaacctaaccttatcTCCTACTGCGGGAGGCTGAGGGGGGGACCGCCCAGCTGCAGGCTTTTGCAGATGACATCGTGATAATGGCTATGgaaaacacgaccgaagaaCTTAACAAAACAGTCAACGACGCGCTAGAAATGGTCGCAAGATGGGGCATGAAACATAAGCTTCGGTTTGCCCCACATAAGACACAAGCGACCATAATAACTCGCAAACTCAAATACGCCACGCCATCGTTCCGAATGATGTCGACACAAATTGCCCTGGACAACAAGCTGAAGCTTCTGGGCCTAACAATCGACGAAAATCTGGGGTTCGGACTCCACCTGGAAAATGCTTCCATCAAGGCGCTCAACCTATATAAGGTGGTGAGCAGAATGGCTAAAACTCGGTGGGGACTAAATTCAGAGATCCTAAAGACTATATACTACACGGTGATTGAGCCTACGATGCTCTACGCTGCCGGAGCCTGGGGGAATGTTGCGTGCAGGGTATATGCCAGGAAAAAACTAGATAGGATCACCAGAGTATTCGGCATTAAAATTGCCAAAGCCCACCGCACAGTATCCACTGTATCGGCAGCAATCCTGGCAGGGATAATCCCACTGGACCTCAGGCTGCAGGAGCAACTGGAGCTCTATGAGGTGAAGAGAGGGAAGCCTCTCCCGGAGATACCGGAAGGGAAACTGCAGTCTAGGGTCCATCCGTCGAGCCTCCCGCATCCGGCTACGAGGAGCCGACCTACCTTTGGCTTCATAAACACAGAGGAGGACATAAATGTAGGGCCGTCCCAAATAGACACTTGGAGGTGCTACACGGATGGTAGCAAAATCCAAGGGAGGGTTGGGGGAGCACTCACTTGGTGGTCCGGGGGTGAGGAACGGGACTGCAAGAGTTTTAGGCTGGCGGACCACTGCTCGGTGTACCAGGCGGAGATGATGGCGCTGTATCAAGCCACAAAAATGGCGAAGGATATGGGCTACCGAACGGCTATCTACAGCGACTCCAGATCCTCCCTCCAGGCGGTTAGCGACCCAAGCTCCCAAAACCCCATTGCCGTTGAAATCAGGGCTAATCTAGAGGAGGCCTCATCTTGGGGAAACCCGATAAGCCTATTTTGGATAAAGGCACACGCTGGCCTAGCGGGTAACGAGAGGGCGGACGAACTGGCCAAGGCGGCGGCCCTTGACCTGGGGAACGCTCCGGTCTACAGCAGGTTCCCTCTCTCTTTCGCAAAAAGATCAATACGAGCCAGAActatcgaaagatggcaaaGCCGATACCAGGAAACCGACAGAGCCTCGGGCACGAAGTTATTTTTCAAGGACGTCCGAGCAGCGAAGAAAATAATAGAAAGACTGGGAAACAGGAATACAGTAGCTCAGCTACTGACAGGACATGGGGGCTTCAAGCAATATCTCCATAAGTACAAGCTGAGAGACGACCCCCATTGCTCCTGTGACGGGCAGACTGTGGAAACTATAACCCACATAATCACAGAATGCCCAAGGTTTGGCCTGGAGCGGTATAACTGTGAATGCGAGATAGGGACCAACATCATGGAAGACAACTTTGTGAGGCTGCTGGAGGATGACAGGGCCCGAAAACAGTTCGTTGCCTTCGCAGAAAATGTGATAAGGAGAGCGGCGAGACAAAACGGCGCCACGGCAGTTTAAGCTGACCGTAGGGTAGGGCGGAATTGGGGGGCCCACTCGGCACATGGCGGCATCCCTGCTGGTGGTGGGCCAGGGGAAAGCGAAATACGTCGCTCTCCAATGACCAGCCACCGGCACGGAAAAGGCGGCCATGGGCGGAGTGGGTGACAAAGATTTCTGCCCACCATACGGAGAGCAAACTAATAAATGCGCCAGCCGCGGAGCGGAAATGGGAACCACAAATTATGCTCCATTATAATCCATTATGCTCCTTTGGTCTGGGGGGCTCCAAAGGGCTCCTAAGCGCTCCAAGGTGCTCCCTTGGTCAAAAGGGGCTCCAAAGGGCTCCTAAGTGCTCCAATGCGCTCCTTTGCACAATTACGCTCCGAGGTGCTCCCGGGTGCTCCAAAAGGTTCCGCTGCGCCTAAATGCTCCACTGCTCCTAATTGTGGATCTAAAGTGCGTCATCACGCACTAAAGCGCCCATAGTACCCTTAACATAATggaataaatataaactaataaataaacaaatagaaATAGTACGGAACTGTATGTTGAAAGAAAGGAACAAatgataaattatgtaattaaaaGTGACATTGCAAATCTGAACTATAATTAAATTGGACATGTATTAACAGTGCAAGAGAACTGTCATTTTGTAAAATAGACGCAATCAAAAGTGACATCACAAATTAGATCTATAATTAATCTGGACATGGACATGTACTATAGTGTAAGAAAactgacatttaataaataaattttgtgtTGTATTGTGTTAGTAATAAGTATTGTTTTGACATAATCAAATAAAAGGTAAAAATGTAAAAGTAATATATGACCATGA belongs to Cydia splendana chromosome 26, ilCydSple1.2, whole genome shotgun sequence and includes:
- the LOC134803596 gene encoding uncharacterized protein LOC134803596; its protein translation is MAMENTTEELNKTVNDALEMVARWGMKHKLRFAPHKTQATIITRKLKYATPSFRMMSTQIALDNKLKLLGLTIDENLGFGLHLENASIKALNLYKVVSRMAKTRWGLNSEILKTIYYTVIEPTMLYAAGAWGNVACRVYARKKLDRITRVFGIKIAKAHRTVSTVSAAILAGIIPLDLRLQEQLELYEVKRGKPLPEIPEGKLQSRVHPSSLPHPATRSRPTFGFINTEEDINVGPSQIDTWRCYTDGSKIQGRVGGALTWWSGGEERDCKSFRLADHCSVYQAEMMALYQATKMAKDMGYRTAIYSDSRSSLQAVSDPSSQNPIAVEIRANLEEASSWGNPISLFWIKAHAGLAGNERADELAKAAALDLGNAPVYSRFPLSFAKRSIRARTIERWQSRYQETDRASGTKLFFKDVRAAKKIIERLGNRNTVAQLLTGHGGFKQYLHKYKLRDDPHCSCDGQTVETITHIITECPRFGLERYNCECEIGTNIMEDNFVRLLEDDRARKQFVAFAENVIRRAARQNGATAV